A stretch of DNA from Anaerobacillus isosaccharinicus:
TTGGACCAATTTTACAAAGACAGGTTAATAGTCTAGTTAATAATTTTCCCTATTTAATTAATGAAATTCGGGCATTGTTCATTCAGTTACAAGAAAATGAATGGTTTAATCGTTTCCAAGCAACAGAAACATTATCTTTAAATAAAATTTCAGAAAATATGACTCAATACATAAATCAAGCCTTTAATGTTATTAGTACGAATATTTCTGGGTTGATTGGGTTTGTTGCAAACGTAGTAATTATTTTTATCATTATTCCGTTTATTCTTTTTTACATGTTAAAAGAAGGAGAAAAAGCCCCTAATCAAGTTCTCAAGTTGTTACCTGAAAAGCAGCGAATTGAAGGAAGAAAAATACTAAGTGATATGGATGTTAAACTTAGTTCATATATTCAGGGTCAAATACTTGTAAGCTTATGTGTAGGGATACTCATGTATGCTGGATTTTTAATCGTAGGAATTGAATACTCGTTAATTCTAGCTCTAATTGCGATGTTTACGAATGTAATTCCTTTTGTGGGTCCATGGATTGGGACGGTGCCAGCACTTATTGTAGCTATAATTCATTCACCATTAATGGTGGCTAAAGTATTAATCGTCATTGTTGTTGTTCAACAATTTGAAAGTAATTTTATTTCTCCTCAAATTATGGGGAAGAAGCTTGCTGTTCATCCCCTTACTATTATATTATTATTAATTGTTGCAGGTAGATTTGCTGGAATTGTAGGAATGCTACTCGCTGTGCCAACCTATGCTGTTTGCAAAGTGTTCATCAGTCATACGTATCGATTATTAAAACTTAGAAATAAGATTGAGTAACAAAAACAGGGAGTGCCTAGAAATAGGTACTCCCTTTATAGGCTTTATCAAGTTGGGATAGTTGACTCAACTTAACTTTAGTTAACTAGATGTAATGTCTAGTCAGGTATTTTGAAATTCATTTACGTGAATATTAATAGGAGAGTATACAAGAAGGGGTGTAAAGTTATGAATATTGCTATTTTGACTTCAGGTGGAGATAGTCAAGGCATGAACAGTGCAATTCGCGCAATAACTAGAACAGCAATTGTAAGAGGACATAAAGTGTTCGGTGTTAAAAAGGGATACCAAGGGTTAATGGAAGGTTTGTTTACACCTTTAGATCTTCGAGATGTAGGAGACATTCTTCATCGGGGTGGAACATTTCTACAATCAGCGAGATCACAAGAGTTTAGAGAGCCTAGCGGTCAGGAAAAAGCCATTGCTAAATTAAAAGAAGCAAATATTGAACATTTAGTTGTCATTGGTGGAGATGGAAGCTATCACGGCGCATTGGCATTATTTGGAAGAGGTGTAAAGACTTATTGTCTTCCAGGGACCATTGACAATGATATAGCTTATACAGATTATACAATTGGATTTGATACAACCGTAAACCTTGTTGTCAGTTTGATCAATAATGTCCGTGATACTTCAACTAGTCACGAAAGAACGAGTATCATTGAAGTTATGGGAAGAGGTTCAGGTAATATTGCGTTACATGCTGGCGTAGCTAGTGGCGCTGACGTTATCATAGTTCCAGAAGTGGAATGGAATTTAGAAGATGTATGTAATGAAATAAGTGAAGGCTTCAATAGAGGAAAAAAACATGGGATTGTTGTCGTTGCTGAAGGTGCGGCAAGTGGAGAAGCAGTAGCAGAAGAAATTGAAAAGAGAACTGGACTTGAGGCTAGAAGCACTAAATTAGGTTATGTTCAACGTGGTGGAAGTCCTTCTTCCTTTGACCGGATTTTTACGAGCAGAATGGGCGATAAGGTAATAGAATGTATGGAAAATGGGATCTCTGGGGTAGCAATAGGTATAGAAGGAAAAGAAATCACCTATCATCCGATTCATGAAGTATTAAGTAAAAAGGCTGATTTTGACTTTAAGCTTTATGAAATTGCAAAAAACCTTTCTAGGTAGCAAAGTCAGATTTATTGAATTTATACTTTTTATTATGTAAAGTTAATTAAGTGAGATGGTTGAAGTAGTTGTTGAGAGTGAGGTGCGCTTATGGCGTTTATGCGTGATGGGATAAAACAGATCGAAGTAAATGAACTTAAAGAAATTTTAAAAGCGAAACCAAAAGATGTTGTTGTCATAGATGTTAGGGAAAGGGAGGAGTATGATGATTTTCATATTCCAGGAATCCCATTGATTCCAATGCAAACAATTCCAAATATACTTGATGATTTAAAACCAGATAAAGAGTATATTTTTGTTTGCCGTAGTGGGAATCGGAGTCATAATGTTGCTCGTTTTCTAAAAGAAAATGGGATAGACGATGCGCATAATTTTTCTGGTGGAATGCTCACTTGGGATGATGAAGTTCGAACAGGGTTAGAAAATGTGATTACAGATATCTCGAAGCTATATGAATAAGAAAAATGGGGCGTAACTTTAATTAAGTTAGCCCCGTTTTTTTAAAGGTGATTTGTTTTCTTTGAGTACTGTCTTTCGCCACGGTCTTCTGCGTTTTTCTCCCTTTGTACGTTTTTCATGTGACGTTTGGCATTGTTATCTTGTTTCTTTTTATCGTCATCTTTAGTATGAGGCATAATAATATCTCCTTTCGTACGTTCTCCTAATATTATTTCCTTGATGAAATGTTGTATGTATGTTATTGAACTTAATAATTCGATATTATCACCATTAGGATACTCTAAGTTGCTGAGTGCTGAGTAAAATACGCCCGCAACTACTTAGAGTTTGATGTGGCTCATTTTTTGGTAATTATGAAATTCACTCATGAAGAAAATCAATATGAAGTAAAAATTGGGTCTAATAATATTGAAAAGTTCTAGATAAATGTTCTTACTCCTCAATTTTGGGGAATAGTAACAAATAATGAAAGGGGAAATAGATCTTGGAAACATTAAAAAATATGATAATATATATATTTGGCTGTTTATTATTGGCCATATCATTAAACTTTTTTCTCATACCAGCAAATGTATTCGCCAGTGGTTTTACGGGTATTGCTCAGATTTTAGCTACCTTAACGCCTATTTCTACAGGGATTTCTTTATTTATTTTGAACATACCAGTTGCTATACTAGGTTGGTTAAAAATAGGGAAGAGATTTACTGTTTTTAGTTTTATTAATGTAGCGATTTCTACTTTTTTTCTCGAAATCATTCCTATTGTTCAAATTTCTGAGGACATTTTATTAAATTCAGTTTTCGGTGGAGTAATTATGGCTATTGGAGCAGGGCTTATTCTGAAGTATGGTTCTTCCACTGGTGGTGTAGATATTATTGCTTTAGTATTAGCAAGATATAGCGAACGGCCACTTGGTACATATTTCTTCTTAATAAATAGTGTAATCGTTTTAACAGCAGGATTTATTTTTGATTGGGAAAAGGCTTTGTATACACTCGTAACTTTATATGTTGGCTCAAGAATTATCGATGCTATTCATACTCGTCATGTGAAATTAACTGCAATGATTGTGACAACGAAACCTGATGAATTGCAAGAGGCTATTCATGAACAGCTGACAAGGGGGATTACAAGACTTCCCGCAAAGGGTGGCTATTCAAAACAAGACAAAGAGATGCTGATGATTGTTATTACGAGATATGAACTCTATAATTTAAAACAGATCATTGCAAAAGTTGATGACAAGGCATTTACAAATATCATTGAGACAGCTGGAATATACGGCTTGTTTCGGAAAGACAGTTAATAGTCAAGAGTTGTAGTTATGTGACCTTTTTCGATGGGCTTTTAACCATAAAAAATCGATCCTGACGAGGTGAGAGAGTTTTGTTAAAGCTAGTCTCAATAATATGTGCGTTAATTATTTTCATTACTGGTTGTGGAACGAACATTGAAAGCATAGATTATTTTTATGGTGATGATACAACGACAAATTTTAGAGCTACTTTTAGCGTTAGGGAAGTGGGGGATGATATGCAATTTGAACTTTCATTAACGAATGAAGGAAACGAAAAAGCACTCATACAATTTCCATCGGGTCAACAGTTTGAGATTATCGTTAAAGATGAAGAGAATCAGGTTGTCTACCGCTTTAGTGAAGGAAGAATGTTTACGATGGCAATTGTAATGAAAGAAATTGAGCCTGGGGAAACATTAGTATGGGTTGATGAGTGGAAAGAAGCAAAGCAAGGAATGTATACCGTTATAGGTGAACTTCAAATTATGTCAATTAACAATGAAACTGTTGATCGTAACCAATTTCGAATAGATAAAAAGGTCAGTTATGAAAAATAGGTGGGAGCAATTCCCACCTATTTTTCATCTTCTAAATCCTTATTCACCCGAGTGCTTATAGCTTCTAAAAATGAAATCCATTCCTTACTTAAATTCGTTTTTTCTAAAGTAGGAGTTTTCATCTTTGGAAGCTCTTTTTCCATTTGCCAATAATGATTAAAAGGTTCAGGTAATTGTTCTTCAGCCATAAGGGTACCCCTTCCATCTTTAGCTAAGACAAACTTGAAATTCTTAATTTTAAGAATTGTTCTAGCTCATTAGTCGTAAGTTCGGAAAGTTTATTTTCATTTGCATTTAGAATTTGATCGGAAAGAGCCTGTTTTTTTTCAAGCATTTGGTGGATTTTTTCCTCTAATGTTCCTTTTGTTAAAAGTTTATGGACTGTAACATCTTCTGTTTGACCAATACGATAGGCTCTGTCAGTCGCTTGGTTTTCAACCGCAGGATTCCACCAACGATCGTAATGAATTACATGAGTAGCTGCAGTTAAATTTAACCCAACGCCACCAGCTTTTAAAGAAAGAATAAAAAATGGAGCATCTTCATTCATGAATTTCCAAATGAGTTCTTCCCGTTTTTGACGTTGTAAGCTACCATGTAAAAATGGCATTTCACTGTTGAAAATTTCTTCTAAACCGTTTTGAATAATTGATCCCATTTCTTTATATTGAGTAAAAATGAGCGCTTTTTCTTTGTTAGAAGCAATGGTTTCACATAACAGCATGAGTTCTTCCCACTTTTCTGAACGGTTTTGAAGCATGCCACCGTCTTTTAAATAGTGAACAGGGTGGTTACAGATTTGCTTTAACTTCGTTAAGCTACTTAAAATTAACGCTCTTCGTTGCATTTCTGAAACAGAATCTACTTTATCAAAAAGGTCGTTAATAACTGCTTGATAAAGACTCGCTTGTTCAACAGTTAAGCCAACGCGATGGATGATTTCTTTTTTATTAGGTAGTTGTAGGTGAATATGCTTATCCTGCTTAGTACGTCGAAGTAAAAATGGCGATATCATAGATCGCAATTCATTAAGTTTCTCATTATTTTGCTCAGCACCTTCAATTTCTTTAATAAAAACTTTAGAGAATTGTTGGTAAGAGCCAAGAAAATGGTCATTTAACATATCAATGATTGACCATAGTTCTTTCAATCTGTTTTCAATAGGAGTACCAGTTAAGGCAATTCGATGAGTAGCAACGATCTCTTTAATACTTCTTCTTTGTTTTGTTTCGATGTTTTTGACGTGTTGTGCCTCATCCAAAATCAGTCCTTCCCACGCCCTAGAAGTCCAAATTTTTTCGTCACGTACTGCTAATGCGTAGGAAGTGATGACGATATCAACATTTGCTAATGACAACTCTAGTTCTTCCTCAATAGACCTCTGCTGACCGTGGTGGACATACACTTTTAAAGTTGGTGCAAAAAGACTTAATTCGTGCTCCCAATTTCCTATTAGTGAAGTGGGACAAATTAGTAAAAAAGGTTGCTTTAGTTTATTACGAGTAGCTTCTTTAACAGCCAATAAATATGATATCGTTTGAATCGTTTTCCCCAAACCCATGTCATCGGCAAGGCAAGCTCCAAAACCTATTTTTCGCATATTTAACAACCATGAGAAGCCATCGTGTTGATATGGTCTTAATGATCCATTAAGTTCATTTGGAACAGTTGCTTTTTCCCAGGAATGAATCGAAAGCTCATTTAGTAATTTGCTAATTTTTTTGTTCCAAAGGGCTTTAAAGCGTATATTCTGCTCTTCGCCTTCTTGATGTTCGAGCTGGAATGCTTCCATGTATGTAAGCTTTTTCTTATCTTTATATGCTTTTATTTTTGATTGTATTTTCTCTGCGGTTGTTACATCCCAGAAAACCCATTTCCCTCTTAGTTTTACAATTGGACGTTTGTGATTGACGAGCTCATGAAACTCTTGTTCAGTCACGGTTATGCCACCAACTGAAATAGAATAATCAAAATCCGCAATTGCTTGCCAGTTTAACAAAGGTTCTGCAGCACCTCTAGTTTCTGTTAGCTCTTTTTGCTTCAAGGTTACAGAAAAATCATCTTCTTTTTTATGCCACCAACTTGGAACTAAAATGGTCATTCCTAACTCTTGAAATGCTAGATCATTTCTTGTTAATAATTCGTAGGCTTCGTCAATAGTTACATCAATTGCTGGATTTGTTAGAGAAAACTTTTGAAATTCCTTAACTTTGTTTTGTCCCTTAAGTAATGCTTCTTTAAAAAAGGTGATGGGATTTTCTCTCCAAGGGTGGTTTCCGATTAAAAGGTCAGCGACATCTATCATCAACGTGTGGTCAGTTCGATCTTGAATAAATAACGTTAGTTGCCAATTGTCTGCCCCTTTTTCTTCCTCAACCCTAAGGCCTAGTTTGAAAGGAGCTACTTCGATAGCCCCGATATTTTCTAAAAACTGTTGGTGCGCATTTGATGATTGAAATGGTTGATCATCTTTGGCTAGATTACCTAACAGCTTCTTGACAGCTGGTGCCTGGCTTTCTTGTAGCTGTTTAAAAGCTTCTATTACATTTTCGTCGAACTTTAAGATATTTGTGACATAGCCATTCACTAACTCATCTATAAATTCTTTTATTGATGTTTTTTCAACTTTTTTATCTATAAAAGAGTGATTAGTAGGAAGTAATGACACTAGTGATGTTGGGGCACTTTCTTCCCAACCTAGAACAGGGAAATTTGGGATTTCCCAGCCGCCTTGTTGATTAGGAATTAGTTGTCCTGAGCGAATTTCATTTAAAATCGCAACTAACAGCTGCTGAATATATAAAAAGTCATCGGCAAGTGTCCATTCGGTTGTGTTCATTAAGTTGATGAGCGTATTGATATAGATATGAATATCGCTAAGAGCAATTTCAAGTCCTTTAATTGGAAAAAGGTGTTTTTCGTAGCTAGCAGGAATGTGATAGACGGGCACATTTCCAGCTAAACTATAAAATAAGCGATTATTTAAAGGAACTTGAATATGACATTCTTGCGTATCTAAAAACGTGCCATAAAAGGACGCTTCATGAGAACGAAATAACGCTAACTTTAACTCAAAAGGAGAATAAAGAAATGGATATTTGAAAGGCTCGATATCAACATATTTTTTATGCTTTTTTTGCTCTCCCCAAATAAACAAGCTATAACCGTTTTTTCCTTTTAAGATCCCACCGTGAACGATAATTGGGTTTGGATTGTAACTATTTATCAATTCTTTTCAGCTCCTGAATAAAGGCACGATAAGTTTTAAATCTTTGTTTTAAACCGAGTACATATGTATTGAATGTTTGTTCTTTATTTAGTTTCACGTAAATGGTCTTCAACTGTCTAATGTACTGGGCGGCCTCTTCATAATGAACTCTCGATTTTTTTTGAACTAATCTTTCAACGAGTTGATGATAAAAAGGAAGGAGTAGTTCTGGTTTCTTACTCATAACAGTTTTAAACAACTTTTGAATTTCAGGTGTGATGATATTCGCTTCCTTTTTGTTCGTGAGCAGCGATGTAAAAGCTAGTTCAAAGAGACTTTCTTCTCTAGCGATTTGATAAAAGATCGCTTCTGTTTGAGGCCGATATAAATCAGCTTGTAATTTTGGAATGATATATTCGAGTATCTGTTCTTTTTCTTTTTCATCACATTTAGTAATTCTATTTTTATAAGTTAAAAATGAAGGCTGATTAAGCCAGTTTTTCCAAACAATCGTTAGTTTCTCCTCATTTGTACCAGTTTCAACTAACATATCTTCATATAGTTTTCCAAGCACTGAGCCTTGTTTTGGCTTTTCAGCCGGAAAAAACAATTCAAACCAATGCTTCATCATCACAAAATCATTTTTCTGTTCCATAAGGAGGAAATGGTCAATTAAATCACTATGGTGTAGCTTTGCTTTAAGGTCTTTTAACAATGCGATCGAACGGGCGCCATCATTCGCTTGTAAAAATAAAAGGCTAGTAAGTTTTGTTAGAAATAAGTTCTTATCTTTATATTCTTTTAAAAGCTTATTTGCGTGGTTTAGTAAGAGCGCTTCTCTTTCTTCACAGAGAAGCCAAGTTGCTATCAGTTTTTCATATGGAGAACCAGCATCTTTTTGATTTAGCTGCTTAAAAAGAAACTCAGTATACCACTTACTAAAGAAGGTATCGTTGATTACCTCGTTTTTCATTGTTGGATATCCATAGTGAAATAATTCATTAAAAAAGGCTAAAAAACGATTTTGCCTAAAACTGTATGTCTCATACTCATTTGCCTTTTTATATAATTCATCCATCATAACTGTCATTGCAAGTATTTGGAGTTGGTTAACTTCCACCACTTCTTTTTGCTGAAGTTCATCGAAAAATTGTTTAATTACTAAGCTAGATTGATCATTACTGAAATGGCCACTCTTTGAGAGCAGATGATAAACCTCATTAACATAAGCCTCTAAGTCGCTTGCTAATCTCTCCATGACATATTCCGGTTTATTAAATGGGTACTCAGAAGTACCTACTAATGATAATGCTGGTGAATCATCTAGCAATTTTTTAAACTCTAAAAGAACTGCAACAAGGTGTTTGCACTTACTTTCATAGGGGCAGTTACAATGACTTAAAGTCAAATTTTCTAAATTAACCTCAACTTCATAAGATGTTGTCCCTGTTACTATCGCTGAGATTTTGTCGTTAGCTAGTTCTAGTTTTGTAACGTTGTCGTTGTAAAAATAATGAAGACCACGTTCGATGATGCGACTTTGAAAATAGTGCTCTAAAAAATAGTCGATATTAATCCGTAATTGCTTCTTATTCATAAGTCACCACTTACTAACAAGTATTTTCTTATTTTCATCTCTCTATTGTAATACGAATTGATGCTGTAAAACAAATGGACAAATCATTATCGTTTTGTTTTTATGTAAAAGAGTGAATTTCATAAGTACCAAAAACGCATACCAAACTACATGTAGTTACGATCGTACTTACGTAACTACATATAGTATCTTAATGGCGGGCAATAATACGGAATTATGAAATTCATCAAAATAAAAAGGAATAGATACTCAAAACAGCAATTGCACTAATGACGATTAAAATTATATTAGAAGTTAGTAAGGCAACGAGTAAAGCGGCTATTCCACCAATAATCCCAAACCAAATGTCTTCTTGAATAAATAAAATTCCTGGGAAAATGAGGGCGCCTAATGCTGCATAAGGAACATTTTGTAATATAGCTTTTACTTTTGGTGGCATTTCTTTACCGTTCATTGTGACAAGCGGCAACACTCTTGGAATATAAGTGACAATTGCCATTCCTAATATGATCATTAACATCGTGTTCGACATGATCATCCACACTCCTTATCATCAGTTCTTTGTACTTCCTCAAGATACGTATTTTTTTTGCTATAAATGAATTCAATGAGTACTGCAGAAGCTAAAGTAGCAATAATAATTGACCAACCACTGGGAATGACCATTGATAGGAATGAATTGAGAACTCCAGCAAATAAGGCTAGGTATACAATTTTTCGATGTTTTTTCAATGAAGGAACTAATAGAGCTATAAACAAAGCATATAAGGCAATGGACATGCTTTTTTGTAGCATTTCAGGTAAGGAGGTACCAATGATATAACCAATTCCTGAATTTACTACCCAGCTTGAATAAGCAATTAAAGCTACACCGAGAATGTAAGAACTCGTTAATCTTCCTTCTTTTGTGGAAGTAACAGCAAATACCTCGTCCGTCATCCCAAAGGCATACAATCCTTTAATGATTGGATGATCTTTTTCTGCTTTTTCGTTAATGGCAGTACTCATTAATAAGTGGCGTATATTAATAATGAATGTAGTAAAAATAATTTCAATGGCGCCAGTACCAATAGCAAGCAAACTTAATGACATATATTGGGCTGCACCGGCATATACAAAGGCACTCATCCCAATCGTTTCAATTAATGTTAAACCAGTTGTTTCTGCAATAAAGCCAAAAGTTAATGCAACAGGTAAATATCCAAGTGCTATACTTATTCCGGCGATAACCCCTTTTTGAAACTCTGATTTTTGTTTAGTTAGGGCAAACATAGCTCCGTCTCCTTCTCAAAAGCATAATAGCACTATTTTACTCCTGTCAGTATGTATCTGTAAATGAAATAAGTAAAACTAAAAGTTGTCGTAAAAGAAGCATCTTAGCTTTACTTTCAATAATTCTACATTCTACATTCTACATTTTACATTAAAAAAGAGGTGATTTATTTGAAAATGATTGATGACGTATACGAGATGTATAAAGGTCACTTTACTGGTGATGAAGAGGATATTTTAATTATTATTTATGGGGTTTTAGATGGGGTTAACAATGATGATTTGGTCAAGTTATTTAAAGACTTAAAGCCCGAGGAAAAATTTGAGATGACGGTTTTATATTTGTATGAAAAGCTTCGACAAAAGATGGCTCAAGAAGGTGTAGGTTACATCGGTAATGAAGATGACCAAATAGTCCATTGATAAGAAGAGCAGGGTGCACTCGATGCATAACAAAAAGAGGAGACTGGCTTTTGCCAATCTCCTCTTTTTGTTATGCCATTTGTGAAAATTGATCAGCCAAATCTTGTTTTTCTGCATCAGATAACATTTGTTCAGCCATTGGGAAGAGGATGTTTTCTTCTTTCATGAAATGGTCTGTTAATGTTAAATAGACGATTTTTAAATGACGGTAAACGTCTAGCGCTTCAGCTCTAGATAATGTTTTATTGTCTTCTTTAATGGCAGTAGCCTTTTCCATAAATTCCTTTAAGTTTAACTTCGCAGTATTATGTTCGTACTCCATAACTGCAATAGGTCCACCTTCTCGACCAAGGTACTTCACCATCATTTCAAATAAAACATCTTCTTCACGATTAGAATGTGGCTCAAGTTCAGCAATGAAAGCGGATATTTTTTCATGGAGTTGGTTAATTGTATCATTCCAATCCTCAATTTCCTCGCTTGTTTCAAAAGCTTGTACCATTTGATTAAATTCAGCCATCTTTGCTAAAAGGGATGGATGTTCATCAATTAATTGTTTTAATGGAGCACAATAGTTTATAGATTTTGGATCGCCAAAGCCAGCAGAACAAGGTGAGTTTTGATTCATTACGTTTTCCTCCTTGGATAACAAGAATTATTTTATAATCTTAGTGTAGCTAAGTTTCTACTTTCGTGGGGTGATAAACGTCACAAATGAAAAGAAAAATGTGCATGTATTTTTTCGCCTAGGGAATCTTAATAGTGAGGTGATAAAAATGAATGAAAATGAAAACTTACAAGAAATTTTGCAAACATCGTTAGACCATGAAGAAGAAATGATGCGCACCTATTTAATTGCTGCAGAACGGATTCATGAAAGTGAAGAGCTAAAGCTTCGCTTAAGGGAATTTGCTGAAGGAAATGCAAAACGTTCAAGACAATTAATTGATGAATTAAAAAGATTAATCCATTAATGTTCACTCTCTTTACTTAACGCATGAATTGCCTTCGTCCCAACTCCTACAAACGTTTCAATGATCGTTTGCCCACCAGCAATAGCAAAGATGAAAATTGCCGGAATGAAGATCATTGGATAGAGTATGTAGCCAAGACCGAAAATAATAGCACTCCAAACACCAGCACACCAATAGCAATTCAATAAATAACCGAGCTTTGAGTCTGGTAATTTTTTTGTTTTTTCACGCCCATTTTCGGTAATTGTTGTCGTTTTTAAAAATGGTTTTCGGATAAATTCAGTTATTTTGTCAAAGACAATTAAATGAGTAAAACGATAACTTGCTAAGATAATCATAATAAACATCATCGGGCTCAAATTTTCCAAAATAAATGCCTCCTAAACGAGTTTCTTTAGATGGTATGTGCTAAAATAGCCAATTTAATACAGTGAACTTAAGGGGGGAGTAATTCTCTCCTTATATTTGTTTTTTTAAGACAATTCCTTAGGTGTTTTTCTATTTTTATTATTAAACAAAGAATATAAAAGTTAGAAGATGGTTCTGATAAGTCGGCAATTCTTGGAAAAGTAAGAAATGTAGTTTCACAAGTATTACTTACTAATGCTATAAATAAATAGAAGAGCCTTGCTTATAAATTAAAAAAGTTAGCTGGTAAAATTACCTAGCTAACTTTTTTCTATTTTTATAGTATAATTAGAAATGGTTATTTCAATTTTTATCTTGAGATTTATTCAGATCCTTGAATAAGTCTCTTTTTTTTAGTTCATACTTGGTAATTCAGGTTTCGCAAAGAGTGGTACTTCCCCGCCTAAAGCCTTTAAGAATGCTACTAGATCAGCTTGTTCTTCAGCACTTAAGTTTAATGGGTTGATTAATCCACTTTTATTCGGATGAAGATCTCCACCACGATTATAATACTCAACAACTTCCTCAACAGTTGCGATAGATCCGTCACTCATAAATGGAGCGGTATGTGTTAATCCGTATAATCCAGGTGTACGAATAGCCCCTAGGTCAGCGTCGTTACCTGTTACAGCTTTACGACCTTCACTATCTCTTACAATACCAATGTTATGGAATTGGTTATCTGATAAATTTTCACCTTGGTGACAAGTAATACAAGAAGCTTTACCTGCAAATAAATCTAAACCACGAATTTCTTGCTCATTTAAAGCGTCTAGCTCACCTTGTAGGAAACGATCATATGGAGTATCTCTAACAACTACTAAGCGTTCAAAAGCAGCAATTGCTTTTCCGATTCTTTCAGCAGTAATCTCTGGGTCCCCAAATGCAGCTTCGAATAATTCTGGATAGCCCTCAATACCAGTTAATTTTACAAGCAACTCATCTAAAGGTTGGTTCATTTCACCAGGATCTTGAATAGGTCCTAATGCTTGTTCTTCTAATGATGCAGCACGTCCATCCCAGAAGTTTGATGTGTAATAACCAGAGTTGATTACTGTTGGTGAGTTTCTTGGACCATCTGAACCATCGAACTTCTCAAATGTTGCTCGTGCATCACCATATCCCAACTCAGGTACGTGGCAAGTCATACAACTTCTCTCGTTATTCCCAGATAAACGTGGGTCAAAATATAAAATTTGCCCTAACTCAATAACTTTATCAATCATTGGGTTATCCTCTGGTACTGGAATATCTCCTAGTGGAACTAGTAAGTTATTGCTTAACAATCTTTCAATAACAACTTCAAGCTGCCCAACTTCGGCTGTTGGTTCTTCCTTTGAGGCTTCTTCTGTTGGTGCTTCTGGGTCCTTAGCTGGCTCAGATGCTGTTGTGTTATCGCTTGAACAAGCGATTAGCCCGATACTTACTAAGAAAACTAAAAGTAAACTAAGTAAAGATTTTTTCATAATTTTGAGTTCC
This window harbors:
- a CDS encoding AI-2E family transporter codes for the protein MSQYKWFRYGIGIIMLFLILYLGTLVQFIFRPIVVFVETLFVPFLLAGVLYYLFRPIVNLLDKKKVPKTLAIILIYLSVVGLISLLILLVGPILQRQVNSLVNNFPYLINEIRALFIQLQENEWFNRFQATETLSLNKISENMTQYINQAFNVISTNISGLIGFVANVVIIFIIIPFILFYMLKEGEKAPNQVLKLLPEKQRIEGRKILSDMDVKLSSYIQGQILVSLCVGILMYAGFLIVGIEYSLILALIAMFTNVIPFVGPWIGTVPALIVAIIHSPLMVAKVLIVIVVVQQFESNFISPQIMGKKLAVHPLTIILLLIVAGRFAGIVGMLLAVPTYAVCKVFISHTYRLLKLRNKIE
- the pfkA gene encoding 6-phosphofructokinase; the encoded protein is MNIAILTSGGDSQGMNSAIRAITRTAIVRGHKVFGVKKGYQGLMEGLFTPLDLRDVGDILHRGGTFLQSARSQEFREPSGQEKAIAKLKEANIEHLVVIGGDGSYHGALALFGRGVKTYCLPGTIDNDIAYTDYTIGFDTTVNLVVSLINNVRDTSTSHERTSIIEVMGRGSGNIALHAGVASGADVIIVPEVEWNLEDVCNEISEGFNRGKKHGIVVVAEGAASGEAVAEEIEKRTGLEARSTKLGYVQRGGSPSSFDRIFTSRMGDKVIECMENGISGVAIGIEGKEITYHPIHEVLSKKADFDFKLYEIAKNLSR
- a CDS encoding rhodanese-like domain-containing protein, whose protein sequence is MAFMRDGIKQIEVNELKEILKAKPKDVVVIDVREREEYDDFHIPGIPLIPMQTIPNILDDLKPDKEYIFVCRSGNRSHNVARFLKENGIDDAHNFSGGMLTWDDEVRTGLENVITDISKLYE
- a CDS encoding DUF3941 domain-containing protein, which encodes MPHTKDDDKKKQDNNAKRHMKNVQREKNAEDRGERQYSKKTNHL
- a CDS encoding YitT family protein, producing the protein MIIYIFGCLLLAISLNFFLIPANVFASGFTGIAQILATLTPISTGISLFILNIPVAILGWLKIGKRFTVFSFINVAISTFFLEIIPIVQISEDILLNSVFGGVIMAIGAGLILKYGSSTGGVDIIALVLARYSERPLGTYFFLINSVIVLTAGFIFDWEKALYTLVTLYVGSRIIDAIHTRHVKLTAMIVTTKPDELQEAIHEQLTRGITRLPAKGGYSKQDKEMLMIVITRYELYNLKQIIAKVDDKAFTNIIETAGIYGLFRKDS
- a CDS encoding BsuPI-related putative proteinase inhibitor — its product is MLKLVSIICALIIFITGCGTNIESIDYFYGDDTTTNFRATFSVREVGDDMQFELSLTNEGNEKALIQFPSGQQFEIIVKDEENQVVYRFSEGRMFTMAIVMKEIEPGETLVWVDEWKEAKQGMYTVIGELQIMSINNETVDRNQFRIDKKVSYEK